In Ammospiza caudacuta isolate bAmmCau1 chromosome 2, bAmmCau1.pri, whole genome shotgun sequence, a genomic segment contains:
- the PDZK1 gene encoding Na(+)/H(+) exchange regulatory cofactor NHE-RF3 isoform X1, with translation MASALQPRECAVSKQPQQKYGFFLRVEQDTAGHIIRNVERGSPADSAGLQDGDRVLRVNGAFVDKEEHAQVVEMVRNSGNSVVLLVLDDASYEKAQKEGVNLEGLGQKASTGPQQEQQCLPSTATAAPQPRLCYLVKEETGYGFSLKSTEGQKGLFIVELSSQGAAAKAGVQNNDRLIEINGKNVENDTHEEVVEKVKKSENHVMFLLSNEETDRYFTSQRMALSKESASLRLLPLKPRLIEIQKGKSGYGFYLRLEQNTGDHVIKDVSSESPAAMAGLKDNDILVAVNGERVDGLDHESVVGKIKQSEERTSLLVVDKETDSMYKLAQISPFSYYYKAQASTLAKMEERVELHTEQKVNHKPRICKMVKGPNGFGFSLNMIKNKPGLFITEVQSQGAAGRAGVENNDFLVEVNGVNVTKESYDKVVARIQSTGDRLTLLVCSRDAYRQTHPPPPPNQQPPQELTATTVMTQSCEETKLCQEQQKRNLPNLFFSSSLLFHLSELGCSKEYQNHERLQSLAAINTSV, from the exons ATGgcttctgctctgcagcccagggagtgCGCCGTGAgcaagcagccccagcagaagTACGGGTTCTTCCTGCGGGTTGAGCAGGACACGGCAGGACACATCATCCGCAACGTGGAGCGCGGCAGCCCGGCCGACAGCGCTGGCCTGCAGGATGGAGACAGGGTGCTCCGGGTTAACGGCGCCTTCGTGGACAAGGAGGAGCATGCACAG GTGGTGGAGATGGTCAGGAATAGCGGGAATTCCGTGGTGCTCCTCGTCCTGGATGATGCATCCTATGAAAAGGCACAAAAGGAGGGAGTGAACTTGGAAGGGCTGGGTCAAAAGGCATCCACAggcccacagcaggagcagcagtgcctaCCATccacagccactgcagctccacagccccGGCTCTGCTACCTGGTGAAGGAGGAGACAGGCTACGGCTTCTCCCTGAAAAGCACAGAAG gACAGAAGGGGCTGTTCATAGTAGAGCTTTCAtcacaaggagcagctgcaaaggCTGGTGTCCAAAATAACGATCGCCTGATTGAAATCAATgggaaaaatgtggaaaatgaCACCCACGAGGAAGTGGTGGAAAAG GTAAAGAAGTCTGAAAATCATGTTATGTTTCTACTTTCAAATGAAGAAACAGACCGCTATTTCACAAGCCAGAGGATGGCACTGAGCAAAGAGAGCGCCAGCCTAAGGTTGCTTCCCCTCAAACCACGACTTATTGAGATCCAGAAGGGAAAAAGCGGTTATGGATTTTATCTACGGCTGGAACAAAACACTGGTG ACCACGTAATCAAAGATGTTAGTTCTGAaagcccagcagccatggcaggTCTGAAGGACAATGACATCCTAGTGGCTGTCAACGGCGAGCGAGTGGACGGGCTGGATCACGAAAGCGTGGtgggaaaaataaagcagtCTGAGGAAAGAACCTCCCTGCTGGTGGTGGATAAGGAAACTGACAGCATGTACAAACTG GCTCAGATTTCCCCTTTCTCATACTACTACAAAGCACAGGCTTCAACCCTGGCTAAAATGGAGGAAAGAGTGGAGTTGCACACTGAGCAGAAAGTGAACCACAAGCCAAGGATCTGCAAGATGGTGAAAGGACCTAATGGATTTGGCTTCAGTTTAAATATGATCAAGAACAAACCTGGATTGTTCATCACTGAG GTACAaagccagggagcagctggcagagcaggtgTGGAAAACAACGATTTCCTGGTGGAAGTGAACGGAGTGAATGTGACCAAGGAATCCTATGACAAGGTGGTGGCAAGGATCCAGAGCACTGGGGACAGACTGACACTGCTGGTGTGCAGCAGAGATGCTTACAG GCAgactcatcctcctcctcctcccaatCAGCAGCCTCCACAAGAGCTGACAGCGACAACAGTGATGACACAAAGTTGTGAAGAGACAAAACTATGccaagaacaacaaaaaagaaacctgCCAAATCTTTTCTTCAGTTCTTCTTTGCTATTCCACCTCTCAGAACTTGGCTGTTCCAAGGAGTACCAGAACCATGAAAGACTGCAAAGCCTGGCTGCAATCAACACTTCAGTGTAA
- the GPR89B gene encoding Golgi pH regulator B, with protein MSFLIDSSIMFTSQVLFFGFGWLFFMRKLFKDYEVRQYVVQVIFSVTFAFSCTMFELIIFEILGVLNSSSRYFHWKLNLCVILLILIFMVPFYIGYFVVSNIRLLHRQKLLFACVVWLTFMYFFWKLGDPFPILSPKHGILSIEQLISRVGVIGVTLMALLSGFGAVNCPYTYMSYFLRNVTDADILALERRLLQTMDMIVSKKKRIAVAHRTMFQRGEVHNRPTGFWGMIKSVTTSVPGSENLSLIQQEVDALEELSRQLFLETADLHATKERIEYSKTFQGKYFNFLGYFFSIYCVWKIFMATINIVFDRVGKTDPVTRGIEITVNYLGIQFDVKFWSQHISFILVGIIIVTSIRGLLITLTKFFYAISSSKSSNVIVLLLAQIMGMYFVSSVLLIRMSMPPEYRTIITEVLGELQFNFYHRWFDVIFLVSALSSILFLYLAHKQAPEKHMAL; from the exons ATGAGCTTCCTCATCGACTCCAGCATCATGTTCACCTCGCAG gtgctgTTCTTTGGATTTGGGTGGCTCTTCTTCATGAGAAAGCTCTTCAAGGATTATGAG GTGCGACAGTATGTGGTCCAGGTGATCTTCTCTGTGACTTTTGCCTTCTCTTGTACCATGTTTGAGCTCATCATCTTTGAGATTTTGGGAGTGCTGAACAGCAG CTCCCGATATTTTCATTGGAAGCTGAACCTGTGTGTCATTTTGCTCATCCTAATCTTCATGGTGCCCTTCTACATTGGTTACTTTGTTGTGAGCAATATCAGATTAT TGCACAGACAGAAACTGCTTTTTGCCTGTGTTGTGTGGTTGACATTCATGTATTTCTTCTGGAAGCTGGGAGATCCATTTCCTATCCTCAGCCCAAAACATG gAATCCTGTCTATAGAACAGCTCATCAGCCGTGTTGGTGTGATTGGGGTGACACTCATGGCTTTGCTgtcaggatttggggctgtCAACTGTCCATACACTTACATGTCCTACTTTCTCAG GAATGTGACAGATGCAGATATTCTGGCTTTGGAGCGACGACTCCTTCAGACCATGGACATGATTGTTAGCAAGAAAAAACG GATAGCAGTGGCTCACAGGACAATGTTCCAGAGAGGAGAAGTGCATAACAGACCCACTGGCTTCTGGGGAATGATAAAAAGTGTTACAACATCTGTTCCTGGCAGTGAAA ATCTGTCCCTTATCCAGCAAGAAGTGGATGCCCTGGAAGAATTGAGTCGGCAGCTTTTCCTGGAAACTGCTGACTTGCATGCAACAAAG GAGAGAATAGAGTATTCCAAAACTTTCCAGGGAAAATACTTTAactttttgggttattttttctCCATCTATTGTGTCTGGAAAATCTTCATG GCAACCATCAATATTGTATTTGACCGTGTGGGGAAGACTGATCCAGTCACAAGAGGAATTGAGATCACTGTAAATTACCTGGGAATCCAGTTTGAT GTAAAATTCTGGTCTCAGCACATTTCCTTTATTCTTGTTGGAATAATCATTGTTACCTCTATTAGAGGGTTGTTAATCACACTTACAAAG TTCTTCTATGCCATTTCCAGCAGCAAGTCCTCCAACGTTATTGTTCTGCTGTTGGCGCAGATAATG GGAATGTACTTTGtgtcctcagtgctgctgaTCCGCATGAGCATGCCGCCGGAATACCGCACCATCATCACCGAGGTCCTGGGAGAGCTCCAGTTCAACTTCTACCACCGCTGGTTCGATGTGATATTCCTAGTCAGTGCCCTCTCCAGCATCCTCTTCCTCTATTTAGCACACAAACAAGCCCCAGAAAAGCATATGGCCCTCTGA
- the GJA8 gene encoding gap junction alpha-8 protein codes for MGDWSFLGNILEQVNEQSTVIGRVWLTVLFIFRILILGTAAELVWGDEQSDFVCNTQQPGCENVCYDEAFPISHIRLWVLQIIFVSTPSLMYFGHAVHHVRMEEKRKEREEAERRQQAEVDEEKLPLAPNQNKGNNPDGTKKFRLEGTLLRTYIFHIIFKTLFEVGFIVGQYFLYGFRILPLYRCGRWPCPNLVDCFVSRPTEKTIFIMFMLVVASVSLFLNLVEISHLILKRIRRALRRPAEEQLGEVPEKPLHAIAVPSIPKAKGYKLLEEEKPVSHYFPLTEVGVEPSPLPSAYNEFEEKIGMGPLEDLSRAFDERLPSYAQAKEPEEEKVRAEEEEREEEHPGPQEEPGVKKAEEEAGRDEVEGPSAPAELAADMRPLSRLSKASSRARSDDLTV; via the coding sequence ATGGGTGACTGGAGTTTCTTGGGGAACATTTTAGAGCAGGTGAACGAGCAGTCCACTGTCATCGGGAGAGTTTGGCTCACAGTGCTCTTCATTTTCCGCATCCTGATCCTGGGCACGGCCGCCGAGCTCGTGTGGGGGGACGAGCAGTCAGACTTTGTGTGCAACACCCAGCAACCTGGTTGTGAGAACGTCTGCTACGATGAGGCCTTCCCCATCTCCCACATCCGCCTCTGGGTCCTGCAGATCATCTTTGTATCTACCCCTTCGCTGATGTACTTCGGGCATGCCGTGCACCACGTCCGCatggaggagaagaggaaagagaGGGAGGAAGCTGAGAGGCGCCAGCAAGCTGAGGTGGATGAAGAGAAGCTGCCCCTGGctccaaaccaaaacaaaggcAACAACCCTGATGGAACCAAGAAGTTTCGCCTGGAAGGTACTCTCCTGAGAACCTACATCTTCCACATCATTTTCAAAACCCTCTTTGAGGTGGGATTCATAGTAGGTCAGTACTTCCTGTATGGCTTCCGAATTCTCCCCCTTTACCGCTGCGGGCGGTGGCCCTGTCCCAATCTTGTGGACTGTTTTGTCTCCAGGCCCACGGAGAAGACCATCTTCATTATGTTCATGCTGGTGGTGGCTTCCGTGTCCCTCTTCCTCAACCTGGTGGAAATCAGTCATTTGATCTTGAAAAGGATCCGGAGGGCTCTGAGGAGgccagcagaggagcagcttggAGAGGTCCCCGAGAAGCCCCTCCATGCCATCGCAgtcccctccatcccaaagGCCAAAGGCTACAAGCTGCTGGAAGAAGAGAAGCCAGTGTCCCACTATTTCCCTCTCACGGAAGTAGGGGTTGAGCCCAGCCCCCTTCCATCAGCCTACAACGAGTTTGAGGAGAAGATTGGGATGGGACCACTGGAAGATCTCTCCAGGGCATTCGATGAGAGGTTACCGTCGTACGCGCAAGCGAAGGAACCAGAAGAGGAGAAGGTAcgagcagaggaggaggaacgAGAGGAGGAGCATCCAGGGCCTCAGGAGGAGCCAGGGGTGAAGAAAGCAGAAGAGGAGGCGGGGAGAGATGAAGTGGAAGGGCCTTCAGCACCTGCTGAGCTTGCTGCTGATATGAGACCCCTGAGCAGGCTAAGTAAAGCCAGCAGCCGGGCCAGGTCAGATGATTTGACTGTATGA
- the PDZK1 gene encoding Na(+)/H(+) exchange regulatory cofactor NHE-RF3 isoform X2, whose amino-acid sequence MASALQPRECAVSKQPQQKYGFFLRVEQDTAGHIIRNVERGSPADSAGLQDGDRVLRVNGAFVDKEEHAQVVEMVRNSGNSVVLLVLDDASYEKAQKEGVNLEGLGQKASTGPQQEQQCLPSTATAAPQPRLCYLVKEETGYGFSLKSTEGQKGLFIVELSSQGAAAKAGVQNNDRLIEINGKNVENDTHEEVVEKVKKSENHVMFLLSNEETDRYFTSQRMALSKESASLRLLPLKPRLIEIQKGKSGYGFYLRLEQNTGDHVIKDVSSESPAAMAGLKDNDILVAVNGERVDGLDHESVVGKIKQSEERTSLLVVDKETDSMYKLAQISPFSYYYKAQASTLAKMEERVELHTEQKVNHKPRICKMVKGPNGFGFSLNMIKNKPGLFITEVQSQGAAGRAGVENNDFLVEVNGVNVTKESYDKVVARIQSTGDRLTLLVCSRDAYRYFQGQNIPITASMAESDTPEPPAHTENHPAEPERNSPEPRQRADSSSSSSQSAASTRADSDNSDDTKL is encoded by the exons ATGgcttctgctctgcagcccagggagtgCGCCGTGAgcaagcagccccagcagaagTACGGGTTCTTCCTGCGGGTTGAGCAGGACACGGCAGGACACATCATCCGCAACGTGGAGCGCGGCAGCCCGGCCGACAGCGCTGGCCTGCAGGATGGAGACAGGGTGCTCCGGGTTAACGGCGCCTTCGTGGACAAGGAGGAGCATGCACAG GTGGTGGAGATGGTCAGGAATAGCGGGAATTCCGTGGTGCTCCTCGTCCTGGATGATGCATCCTATGAAAAGGCACAAAAGGAGGGAGTGAACTTGGAAGGGCTGGGTCAAAAGGCATCCACAggcccacagcaggagcagcagtgcctaCCATccacagccactgcagctccacagccccGGCTCTGCTACCTGGTGAAGGAGGAGACAGGCTACGGCTTCTCCCTGAAAAGCACAGAAG gACAGAAGGGGCTGTTCATAGTAGAGCTTTCAtcacaaggagcagctgcaaaggCTGGTGTCCAAAATAACGATCGCCTGATTGAAATCAATgggaaaaatgtggaaaatgaCACCCACGAGGAAGTGGTGGAAAAG GTAAAGAAGTCTGAAAATCATGTTATGTTTCTACTTTCAAATGAAGAAACAGACCGCTATTTCACAAGCCAGAGGATGGCACTGAGCAAAGAGAGCGCCAGCCTAAGGTTGCTTCCCCTCAAACCACGACTTATTGAGATCCAGAAGGGAAAAAGCGGTTATGGATTTTATCTACGGCTGGAACAAAACACTGGTG ACCACGTAATCAAAGATGTTAGTTCTGAaagcccagcagccatggcaggTCTGAAGGACAATGACATCCTAGTGGCTGTCAACGGCGAGCGAGTGGACGGGCTGGATCACGAAAGCGTGGtgggaaaaataaagcagtCTGAGGAAAGAACCTCCCTGCTGGTGGTGGATAAGGAAACTGACAGCATGTACAAACTG GCTCAGATTTCCCCTTTCTCATACTACTACAAAGCACAGGCTTCAACCCTGGCTAAAATGGAGGAAAGAGTGGAGTTGCACACTGAGCAGAAAGTGAACCACAAGCCAAGGATCTGCAAGATGGTGAAAGGACCTAATGGATTTGGCTTCAGTTTAAATATGATCAAGAACAAACCTGGATTGTTCATCACTGAG GTACAaagccagggagcagctggcagagcaggtgTGGAAAACAACGATTTCCTGGTGGAAGTGAACGGAGTGAATGTGACCAAGGAATCCTATGACAAGGTGGTGGCAAGGATCCAGAGCACTGGGGACAGACTGACACTGCTGGTGTGCAGCAGAGATGCTTACAGGTACTTCCAAGGCCAAAACATTCCCATCACAGCCTCCATGGCAGAGTCAGACACTCCTGAGCCTCCTGCTCACACAGAAAACcatccagcagagccagagagGAACTCACCTGAGCCAAGGCAAAGG GCAgactcatcctcctcctcctcccaatCAGCAGCCTCCACAAGAGCTGACAGCGACAACAGTGATGACACAAAGTTGTGA